The segment AATCCGGCAAATATCGAATATGGTGAAATGGCTACTGTTTCACAATTGACTCCTTCACTAATGGCGCAGATAGAATGAAAATTAGGATCGGTGTGTATAAAAACATGAATACGAGTTAGCTCAATCGATACTAAAACACCGAGTGCGCATAAGCCTACAAACAACAGTAGTAAGCGACGTGATAAAAGCATGCCGTTAAAATTAATGATGTTTTGTCGATGGTTCAAGAAATTCTTTTGCATCTAGGTGCACTCCGTCTTGCTATGCTCCTTGCGATATTTTTTTATTTGTTACATGGCGATTTATCACAGCGATAATCTCGACCACAACATGGTTTAGTGTTGCCACATTGATTTACCTGGCTACTTCGACCTTTGATGCTAAAATTTGTGTGCCCTGCAATAATACGTTTTATCTCTCCTTTGCAATTAGGGCAGATTAACAATGGGGTGTCATTGATTGATTGCTTAATTTCAATCACACCACATTGTTTGCAGTCATAGGCATATGTTGGCATAGATAAACCTTAATGGTCACAAGCATTAGTGCCGGTAGCTAATTTATTTTCAAGAAATTGTTGAACAATAATTTCAGGTGCTTGGTTGACAGCACCAACTATTACTTTAATACCATTTTGATCAAACAAACTTTGAGCGCGCGAACCCATCCCGCCTGCAATAATTATATTAGCTCCTTGCTCATGCAACCATTTTGGAAAGGCACCTGGCTCATGGGGTGGCGTTGTAAGTACTCGTTTATTGCTTATGGTTTTGCCATCATCGCTAATTTCGAAAAGAAAAAATTCTTCACAATGACCGAAGTGAGTGGAGAGTAACCCGTTAGTTACTGGGATAGCAATTTTCATATCTTTTCTGTCCTTGTTGATAGTTAATGAGTTATTAATTGAAATTAATTTTGATTCGAGAAGTTTGTGTACAATACGACCAAAAGCCTTAGCTGTTTCTGAATGTGGATAAGCTTGAACTATTGGAGTGCCGTTATCACCAGCAGAGACAACATTCGGCTCGATAGGAATAGCACCTAGGTAGTTAACTTTCATTTCTTCGGCCATCGTCTGGCCGCCGCCTTGCCCAAATATATTGATTATGTTATGGCAATGAGGGCAGCAAAGTCCGCTCATGTTTTCGACAACACCAATTACCGGTAATTCAACTTGCTTGCAAAATACAATACAGCGTCTTACGTCTTGTACTGAAATTTCTTGTGGTGTTGTTACTACTACAGCACCGTCAGGATTTTCTATAAGTTGCGCTACCGCAAGCGGCTCATCGCCGGTGCCAGGCGGAGAGTCAATAACTAAGTAATCAAGTTCACCCCATTCAACATCTTTAATGAATTGTTTAATAACACCGTATTTGCGAGGGCCACGCCAAATAACCGCATCGTTACGTTCGGGTAGCATAAATTCAATTGACATTACATTGAGGACACCATCACCAAAGGGGATGCGTACTGGCAAAATTATATTATCACATACTTCAATCGGAGTGCGTTCAATATGCAATAACTTCGGTATACTTGGTCCATGCAGGTCAACGTCAAGTAAGCCTACGCGTTTACCTGCAAGTGCCAATGACGCCGCCAGATTAACGGCTACAGTACTTTTGCCAACGCCGCCTTTACCAGAAAGAACTAATATTTTATGTTCTATCTGACTCATTCGTGTATTTAACATATGATGGTCAAGAAGTTCTTGATCAGATACTTGTGAATGTTTTGGTTCACTTTGGCGGTGAGAATTATGATTACAATGATGTGAGTTATCGTGACTCATTTTTTAAAAAGTTCCTTTTTGCATTAATTTAAATAGTTACTGTGTTAAGAGCATCAGTTACCTGTGCCCAAAGTTTTTTAATTTCTTTGGCGATTATTGTGTTGTTATTTTCAACTATAGTGAGATTTTGGATTTGTGCTTTAGTGACAGCATCGTCGTAACTAATACGTCCGAGTATAGGAATATTACGTTGTTGTGCTTCAACTTCTATTTGGTTGCTAATTTCAAGATTAATATCAGCTTTATTAATACAGATCCCTGTTTTAACTTTCATTTGTTGACAGAGATCAATCACTCGTATGAGATCATGCAACCCTGATAGAGTTGCTTCGGTAACAATAAGTGCAAAATCAGCTAAAGTAATGCTAGCAATAACCGGGCAACCAATACCTGGCGGGCCATCACATATTATTAATTGATTGCCATTTAAACCGGCGAATGCTTTTGCTTCATGTCGTATAAGCGATACTAACTTGCCACTATTTTCTGCTGCAATATTTAAACGTGCATGAATCATTGACCCAAGACGGGTGTCAGCAATAAACCATTTACCTGTGTCGCTTAAATGTAATTCGATTGCATTTTGTGGGCAAGAATCTACGCAAACCCCGCAACCTTCACAGGAGATTGGGTCGATAATGTAATTGGCGGATTTATTTTCTGCTGGGGATGAAATTGCATCGAAACGACATCTCTCTTTACATTTATTACATTTATTACATTTTATAGGGTCAATTGTGGCAACATTACCGCCAAAAAATGACCACTGATGACGGTTATTAGGGTTTAACAGTAGATGAAGATTGGCAGCATCAACATCACAATCAACGATAAGGGCATTATCGGCTAAGGCAAATAACGAAGCGCTAATGCTAGTTTTACCCGTCCCTCCTTTTCCACTAATTACGACCAGCTCACGAATATTACGTTGATTACCAATTTGTTTGATTTGTGAAGGTAAAGTATCGTCTGTGCTGTTTGGCGCATTATTAGAAAA is part of the Deltaproteobacteria bacterium genome and harbors:
- a CDS encoding FmdB family transcriptional regulator, with the translated sequence MPTYAYDCKQCGVIEIKQSINDTPLLICPNCKGEIKRIIAGHTNFSIKGRSSQVNQCGNTKPCCGRDYRCDKSPCNK
- a CDS encoding P-loop NTPase; the encoded protein is MSHDNSHHCNHNSHRQSEPKHSQVSDQELLDHHMLNTRMSQIEHKILVLSGKGGVGKSTVAVNLAASLALAGKRVGLLDVDLHGPSIPKLLHIERTPIEVCDNIILPVRIPFGDGVLNVMSIEFMLPERNDAVIWRGPRKYGVIKQFIKDVEWGELDYLVIDSPPGTGDEPLAVAQLIENPDGAVVVTTPQEISVQDVRRCIVFCKQVELPVIGVVENMSGLCCPHCHNIINIFGQGGGQTMAEEMKVNYLGAIPIEPNVVSAGDNGTPIVQAYPHSETAKAFGRIVHKLLESKLISINNSLTINKDRKDMKIAIPVTNGLLSTHFGHCEEFFLFEISDDGKTISNKRVLTTPPHEPGAFPKWLHEQGANIIIAGGMGSRAQSLFDQNGIKVIVGAVNQAPEIIVQQFLENKLATGTNACDH
- a CDS encoding ATP-binding protein, translating into MRELVVISGKGGTGKTSISASLFALADNALIVDCDVDAANLHLLLNPNNRHQWSFFGGNVATIDPIKCNKCNKCKERCRFDAISSPAENKSANYIIDPISCEGCGVCVDSCPQNAIELHLSDTGKWFIADTRLGSMIHARLNIAAENSGKLVSLIRHEAKAFAGLNGNQLIICDGPPGIGCPVIASITLADFALIVTEATLSGLHDLIRVIDLCQQMKVKTGICINKADINLEISNQIEVEAQQRNIPILGRISYDDAVTKAQIQNLTIVENNNTIIAKEIKKLWAQVTDALNTVTI